One genomic region from bacterium encodes:
- a CDS encoding NifU family protein: MDLKEKVENSIKDVREFLQAEGGDCEIVEAKDGIVKVRLIGTCKGCPFSQITLKMRIEAIIKDRVPEVKEVVEVEE; encoded by the coding sequence ATGGATTTAAAAGAAAAGGTTGAAAATTCAATTAAGGATGTAAGAGAATTTTTACAGGCAGAAGGTGGAGATTGCGAAATTGTTGAAGCAAAGGATGGAATTGTTAAAGTAAGATTGATTGGAACATGTAAGGGCTGTCCTTTTTCACAGATAACTTTAAAAATGCGGATAGAGGCAATAATAAAAGATAGAGTCCCAGAGGTTAAAGAAGTTGTTGAAGTTGAGGAATAA